Proteins from a genomic interval of Desulfurella sp.:
- the spoVG gene encoding septation regulator SpoVG gives MNITEVKISPISGDEKLKAFATVTFDDCFLVRDLKIINGKKGFFVAMPSRKMKDGTFKDIAHPLNNAMRQKLEEKVLEEYNKAIEKQNS, from the coding sequence ATGAACATTACAGAAGTTAAAATCAGCCCAATAAGCGGCGACGAAAAACTGAAAGCATTTGCAACTGTAACCTTTGATGACTGTTTTTTGGTTAGGGACTTAAAAATCATTAATGGCAAAAAGGGCTTTTTTGTTGCAATGCCAAGCAGAAAAATGAAAGACGGCACATTTAAAGATATAGCTCACCCGTTAAACAATGCAATGAGGCAAAAGCTAGAAGAAAAAGTTTTAGAAGAGTATAATAAAGCTATAGAAAAGCAGAATTCTTAA
- the ispE gene encoding 4-(cytidine 5'-diphospho)-2-C-methyl-D-erythritol kinase: protein MIVKSYAKINLALYVLDKRNDGYHNIVSLVTKIDLFDTIEIKPSKTLSVLTSIDSINNEQNLAYRAAKAFFEQCHIKDAVQIDIEKNIPLQAGLGGGSSNAAYVLLALNKMYEYPLSFDELVSLASSLGSDCVLFLYQNACIVCSRGEKAYKLNYTFLPEDIIIIKPPFGVSTKLAYSNLILTKHNNINRMKLVDKLNKGGPLAVMHNDLESSVFKLYPVLERIKLKVYEIVQNALLCGSGSSIFAFAQSSADQIISVFDESYFIKKATILNNEGRFLYEHYRS, encoded by the coding sequence GTGATTGTCAAGTCTTATGCAAAAATCAATTTAGCCCTTTATGTTTTGGATAAAAGAAACGATGGCTACCATAATATAGTTTCTCTTGTAACAAAAATTGATCTGTTTGATACTATTGAAATTAAGCCTTCAAAAACTTTAAGCGTATTAACAAGCATAGATAGCATAAACAATGAACAAAACCTGGCCTACAGGGCAGCAAAAGCGTTTTTTGAGCAATGCCACATTAAAGATGCGGTTCAGATAGATATAGAAAAAAATATACCCCTTCAGGCAGGACTTGGTGGGGGTAGTTCAAATGCAGCATATGTACTTTTGGCTTTAAATAAAATGTATGAATATCCACTAAGCTTTGATGAACTTGTTAGTTTGGCTTCAAGCCTGGGTAGCGATTGTGTGCTGTTTTTATACCAAAATGCGTGCATTGTATGCTCAAGGGGTGAAAAAGCCTATAAACTTAACTATACTTTTTTGCCCGAAGATATAATTATCATCAAACCCCCTTTTGGCGTTAGTACAAAATTAGCTTACAGCAATTTAATATTGACAAAACATAACAATATCAATAGAATGAAACTGGTGGATAAATTGAATAAAGGCGGACCCCTGGCAGTTATGCACAACGACTTAGAAAGTAGCGTATTTAAGCTCTACCCTGTTTTAGAGCGTATAAAGCTAAAAGTTTACGAGATTGTTCAAAACGCTCTACTTTGTGGCAGCGGCTCAAGTATTTTTGCTTTTGCGCAAAGCAGTGCAGATCAGATTATCTCTGTCTTTGACGAGTCTTACTTTATAAAGAAAGCAACAATATTAAATAACGAGGGAAGGTTTTTGTATGAACATTACAGAAGTTAA
- a CDS encoding glycosyltransferase family 4 protein, whose translation MKVALVHDWLPILGGAEKVLESIYELYPSDIYTLLKNDDALKGSVFESAKIYTSFIQNLPFSKTKYRSYLPFFPFAIEQFDLSAYDLIISSSYAVAKGVNVNPDQIHICYCHSPMRYAWDMYFEYLKDAHLEKGLKALIAKIVLHYIRIWDYASAQRVDYFVANSFNVAKRIKKYYGKQSKVIYPPVDVEKFELCEQKEDFYLTASRLVPYKKIDLIVEAFSNMPEKKLIVCGDGPQFELIKKKATKNIEIIGYAKFDTLKQYMQKAKAFVFAAKEDFGIVPLEAMSCGTPVIAYKNGGVLETVVDNVTGMFFEEQSVNSIVETLKAFEIKKDNFDPAIIRKHALNFSKKRFKEQFSAFVEEKYNAKN comes from the coding sequence ATGAAAGTTGCGCTTGTGCACGATTGGCTGCCTATTTTGGGTGGCGCAGAAAAAGTTTTAGAAAGTATATATGAGCTTTACCCATCTGATATTTATACATTATTAAAAAATGATGATGCACTAAAAGGCTCTGTTTTTGAAAGTGCTAAAATATACACATCATTTATTCAAAATTTACCTTTTTCTAAAACTAAATATAGGAGTTATCTACCTTTTTTTCCGTTTGCTATTGAGCAATTTGATTTATCAGCATATGACCTCATTATTTCTTCAAGCTATGCCGTTGCAAAAGGTGTTAATGTAAACCCAGATCAAATACACATTTGTTATTGTCACTCGCCCATGCGCTATGCATGGGATATGTATTTTGAATATCTAAAAGATGCACACCTGGAAAAAGGTCTTAAAGCTTTGATTGCAAAAATTGTTTTGCACTACATTAGAATATGGGATTATGCAAGCGCTCAAAGAGTAGATTATTTTGTTGCAAATTCTTTCAATGTAGCTAAAAGAATAAAAAAATATTACGGCAAACAAAGCAAAGTCATTTATCCACCTGTGGATGTAGAAAAATTTGAACTGTGCGAGCAAAAAGAAGATTTTTATTTAACTGCATCCCGTCTTGTGCCATATAAAAAAATAGACTTAATTGTCGAAGCTTTTTCAAATATGCCAGAAAAGAAGCTAATTGTTTGTGGAGATGGTCCACAGTTTGAGCTTATAAAGAAAAAAGCCACTAAAAATATAGAGATTATTGGATATGCTAAATTTGACACACTAAAGCAATATATGCAAAAAGCTAAAGCTTTTGTTTTTGCAGCAAAAGAAGACTTTGGTATTGTACCACTTGAGGCTATGAGTTGTGGTACTCCGGTTATTGCATACAAAAATGGTGGAGTCCTAGAAACAGTTGTAGATAATGTTACAGGTATGTTTTTTGAAGAGCAAAGTGTAAACAGCATTGTTGAAACCCTAAAAGCTTTTGAGATCAAAAAAGACAATTTTGATCCTGCAATAATTAGAAAACACGCTCTAAATTTTAGCAAAAAGCGTTTTAAAGAACAATTTAGTGCTTTTGTAGAAGAAAAATACAATGCAAAAAACTAG